A region of the Silene latifolia isolate original U9 population chromosome 9, ASM4854445v1, whole genome shotgun sequence genome:
CTGTCCGGGCAAGTCAACAGTCGCCAAGCTTGCTTCGCTAACAGAGCAAGATTAAATAACCGAAAATCACGGAACCCAATGCCCCCACTCCCCTTCGGCTTACACATCTTTTTCCACGCAACCCAATATATACCCTTCTTTCCCTCCTCATGGCCCCACCAGAAACGCGATATCATCGATCGAAGCTCATCGCAAAAATTGGCTGGGATTTTGAAgacactcatcacataggtaggaaGAGAATTGGCGACCGCCTTTATAAGAACTTCCTTACCTACCCTGGACAATAATTTCCCGCGCCAACCTTGTAGCCGTTTGTTTAGCTTATCTCGAATAATATCCGTAATGACTTTTTTTTACCTCCCTATCACAGTAGGCAAACTCAAATATCGTTTCTGCTCCTCCACTTCCCCAACTCCGAGAATACACGCCACCCTAGCCCGCTGCTCCCGTGACACACCATGACTGAAAGAGACTGTTGTTTTCTCAAGACTAACCAGCTGCCCCGAGGCCAATTCATACTGCCGTAACACATTGTTAATAATTTCGGCCTCTTCCACCGTAGCTCGAGCAAAAAATATGCTATCATCAGCGAAGTGCAAATGAGATATGGCAGGGGCACTCCTTGCTATACGGATTCCATGGAGTGTGTTCGCTTCAACTTCCCGTCGCATTAAATTAGACAACGCCTCCGCACAGAGAATGAATAAATAAGGGGATAAAGGGTCACCTTGTCTGAGTCCTCTAGTCGGCCGAAATTCCTCCGAAGGTGTGCCGTTAATAAGAACAGAGAAGGTGACAGTAGAAACACAGTCCATCACCTGTCGTATCCAATCACCATCGAACCCCATAGTCACAAGAACCTCTCGCAAAAAGGACCACTCCACCCGATCATAAGCTTTTGCCATATCCAATTTGATTGCCATATGCCCTTCCGTATGTCTTGAATTTTTCATATGGTGAAACAGCTCAAAGGCAATTAGGATGTTATCCGTAATCAGTCGCCCCGGTGTGAAAGCACTCTGATTCTCTGAGACAATATCTCCTAAGAACAGCTTCAATCGGTTGGCTAGGACCTTAGACACGATTTTATACACTACATTTCAGAGACTAATGGGTCAGAAGTCCCGCATTTTATCAGGAGCTTTTTTCTTCGGGATAAGAACAATATTCGTTTTGTTGAACTCGGATGGTGAAATCTCCCCTCGCAAGATGCCCAGAACCGAGGCAACCACATCTAGACCAATTACATGCCAATATGATTGGTAAAATAAACCGTTCATTCCATCCGGACCCGGAGCTTTTAGTTGGTGCATTTGGCTAATGGCTGCAACAATCTCATCCTCTCGATATTCTTCCCGCAGGATCATGTTCATAGGTTCAGAAACTCGCCCCTCCAACCCCGTCATCACCCCTGACAAGTTTGTAGGCTCGGATGTCGCAAACAATTCCTGGAAGTAATTGACAGCCACCGCAGACACCGCTTCATCCCCCACCTTTTCATTCCCATTATCATCAATAAGCATGCCAATATAGTTCTTCCTCTTACGTTCCCCAGCTCTATTATGGAAAAAACTCGTATTACGGTCTCCATCACGCAACCATAAAGCCCGCGATCTTTGCCTCCAATATTGCTCTTCTTGCCGGTTTAAATCCGCTATTTCCGCCACTAATTTTTTCCTCCGCTGCACCTCCAACTCAGATCGTGACCCACTATTCAGTCGCTCCAGTTGCTTCCTCTTTCTTTCCAAGCTCCAATCAATTTTACCAATATTGATTTTTTTCCAAGCTTGAATTTCCTTAACACATTCATTAATGGCTCTTCCCAGATTGCCGTGCCCTTTCTCTACACCACGCATGACCGCATCCTCACAACCCTCTTCCCCTACCCATATCTGTTCGAACCGGAACCTATGCTTCCTTATCTCACCCGCATTTCTCTTATCCAAAACCAACTTTATCGGCGCATGATCAGACCACTCTCGTTCCAAATGAAAAAGCTTAGCATAGGGAAACATATCGATCCAGTCACTCGTACACATCGCCCGATCTAGCATGCTTTGTCTATTGGCGTCACCAACCTGTCCATTGTCGAAAGTGAATTGATACCCCTCCCATACCACGTTCCTCAGCCCACACTCATCCACAGCTGCGTGAAAATTgttcatttgccattgtggacgGCTCCCACCCTTCATCTCTGTAGAGTAGAGGACTTCATTAAAATAACCCATACATATCCATGCTAACTCGGACTGTCTTCGAAGCACCCGAAGAAGCTCCCAAGACAAATGACGATCACTCACCGCTGCCCACCCATAAAAGCCCGTCACTCGCCACTCTTTGCTCTCCTCCTGTATAACAAAATCCATATGGTGTGGCGAAGCGGAAACAAACGTACAGTTAATCTCCTTTCGCCACATAAAAGCGAGACCCCCCGACCTCCCCCTGCTATCCACTTCCAATCCAAAATACCCATCAAAACTCTCCCTCACCCGCCTCATCTCACGACCACATAATTTTGTCTCGCATAAAAATAGTATGGCAGGGGCTTCCCTTCGCACAAGGACGCGAAGGGCTCTCACTGCAtcggggttgcccaagccccgacaGTTAATGTTTAAAAGATTCATTGGGCCCAGCGGGGTTGAGTGCcttcaacctccgcctcaggtattaAGACGCCCCCGTCTATCGTCACTTTCAATTTCTTAGCCAACTCATCACCAGCATCTAGCTCCCTACTTCGTTTCCCAGTTTCGTGAGTTCCCTCCCCGTGCCCACTACCACTCCCAGCTCTTTTAATTCTCGTCCAGCTCCTTTTACGGTACTGAACCACGCCCTCCCCCTGCTTCTTCCTCGCCACAGCATCACCAGTACACTCTACCATCCCacttcctcctcctcccatcAATTCTGCCCCATATGAATCCTCCATATTATCAATTGAGCTGTACAAAAAACTCTGCTCATCCTCTCCACCCCCTCCTTCCTGATATACCCCTTCTCATGTCCTCTCCACCTCAACACTTTTGCTAGTCTCCCTCTTCTCCTCTCCCCGTTGTTCTACACTCAGCTTCTCCCCCACCGCCTGCTTCTCCAATCTCCCCTTACTTTTCTTCAGGTCAATAGCTATCGTTTGGAGCTTCTCTATCATTCGAGCAATATCAACTTCGTTATTCTGCTTTTCTATCGCATCAAATTCCAAAGTTAATGACCGTCGAGCATTCCCAGTCCCCGTCCCCTCTTTCGTGGTTTTGGTGATTTTCCATGGCGATGCCCGTAGCCATTTCCCGAATTTTAGCTCTCCTTCCTCATACGGTCCTTCGTCGCAGTCCTTCTCCCCGTGCCCAACAACTCCACAACCATAAAAAAAATGGGTAGTCTCTCATATTTGACATCGAACTGCACCGGTGTAACACCCCATatacagaggagccttaactaggccttccttagcatataaaggcgttaccatctcggtttcccgaggatagtaataatcaagtgtcgataaaagaactattaaattacTTTACAAGCCATCtttgtaactaaagatatgaaagatacaactcaaagactacttgcTATAATTATTAAATCTCGTggcgactcatccctgcccggactccagctagcaaccacatcaacacctgctaagacagactgctcaccataggggatcacggcagacacataaacaaacaaggcAACCActcaaggtcagtactgagataagacacaaccaAGTTAACCACAACTAACAGAACAACACAATCCAATCAATCACAATCAggtactccactccatctccgtcaccgactgtccactggaccagccctgccagtgggggaccgcagccgttcccacctaagccccgctcattataccgagcgataaccatgtcccattaatgtgcacatccccttccgtggcgggttccacgaagggcgaaactagggcgtgaagccactcccgcaagtgactccactcagccgagaacgcatctcgagaaccacagacaaacaatcacaatcacaatcacaacatcgtctgaaccaaccaattatactaattacagcacaacaacaacgatacaacgatcgacacactagactatctacagagactgagtaggcgaacctacctttacgcaaccgcaaccaatccacgccgacacatgtcataaccagcaaccaagcaaagcctataagggcaaaacaactatctatcagtatcaagcaaaccctaatcacAACAATGGGAaaagtgatgatgattatgacatacctataaggagaaacccggcaaaagaccgctacccgactcaagctacgctcttCTAAGGCATGaggaccttcaaagggcttccatggaggttttgtggtgaagggaggggaaagaggcgactaagggatggaaggaatgaggcggaaatgatttgcggatttcacaaaacgcgatataaaaccctcgctgcaaactcgatactcgatcgagtacccaacctactcgatcgagtagccccctactcgatcgagtacctaagttactcgatcgagtagcctctactctatcgagtactacTTCCAACTCGCAACTCAAGATAACTTTGGTACGTCTTTTtaggactattcccgctcccaaggtcggtcaacactggtcaaagggtctctaaaaggacgggtattacagtcttccctccttaaaagaacttcgtccccgaagttcaactcacctatcccaACATATAAGACACGAAAAAACACGACCCAACATATTCTTCCCACTCGAGTCATGACTCCCCAGAAATACcatccccccatgtcatcatcatcactgtctacGCTCTACTCGTAACGACTCTTACTACTATCATACGCACATTATCACCGTCAACcgttactctatatatatatatatatatataaaacatcacCTTCACAATGCAAAGCACAatccacgatcacccaacatATGGTAACAACTATCAGACTATCAATCcggaacatgtctcatatcaactttcatgctgtacaactaatgccaccatgttactcaacaacgtgATTCAATTACGATTCATTGCACCATAACTATTTTTTTATGACCGCCCATTGAAACATACAACACATTCACTTTATAGAACTAAAGTAATCACATATACTTCGGaaattttgtaattaaagcaAAACCTAATACcaataaaacattataaacaagcaaaatatTATTCAAAGCAGCCTTTTcctttcgcgacattactcttcccttcTAAAAAGgagcttcgtccccgaagttcaccgtcAAAATCACAAGACACATTACCTATTACTTGTAGCATTACATCAGTTAAAGCTATATTATTTGTTATGGACATTACTTACTACTATGTGCTCGATAACCTAGAATTCATACACAAATTACTGGAACAAGTAGCCGCCGTTGATAAAGCATGTTAACATTGTATGTCTAAATGTGAGAAAGGATGTAACTTCAAAGGATAGATGGAAATATGGCATATGGAAtattaaaaacaacaagaaatcaTCACCACTTCACTACTTGTTACAAATAGGTACATAGGAAACTCAAGCACGGCTTccaacatataaaattaacgGTTCCCAGATGTTATTAAGCACTTACAACCACGTTAAATATCAAACttgtaattataaaacaattgcacgcttttaatttttgaaaacctcctgtaacagtgctactcgatcgagtgtgtgagggtactcgatcgagtgccatgctactcgatcgagtgtcttggctactcgatcgagtagcctgagtTCAGAATGCTTTCTCTAttcctttcctgcagctactcgatagagtacggggtactctgtcgagtacctacaggccaagttTCTTACACAACCTGTCATAcccaacatatatatacatgaTCGTCACATAAATTGAGTTGGGATGATGCCCCGACTCCCAATCATCCTGCAATAAGGTCGAAATTTCAAATCcagccttatggccaacaatacaagttcaTAAACCGTGTctcaataaaagaaaaacaaCTACTAACATCTAACAATACTACCAACATCAACTACCATAAACAAAGATAAGaataaggagtatcactcctcctgctgctgctgctgctgatcaaccatcacctcatcatcacccccACCACCTCCAGGCATACCTGCACCCGATGAACCAACacccgcatccactcctgctcctgctcccgggctcacataccatggggtcaatccaccgtaggcaaaggatcGAGGTGTCCCCACGTCGATtgttccaccccgtaggaatggaaaacccctgagtagtccccaactccactccaccaaactggatgaggtccctcggtccctatcccctgagtgtacgccatctcgtgcatgttcctgagtgtcaaggtagatgacactcgtTCTgctaagtagctg
Encoded here:
- the LOC141601144 gene encoding uncharacterized protein LOC141601144, which codes for MRRVRESFDGYFGLEVDSRGRSGGLAFMWRKEINCTFVSASPHHMDFVIQEESKEWRVTGFYGWAAVSDRHLSWELLRVLRRQSELAWICMGYFNEVLYSTEMKGGSRPQWQMNNFHAAVDECGLRNVVWEGYQFTFDNGQVGDANRQSMLDRAMCTSDWIDMFPYAKLFHLEREWSDHAPIKLVLDKRNAGEIRKHRFRFEQIWVGEEGCEDAVMRGVEKGHGNLGRAINECVKEIQAWKKINIGKIDWSLERKRKQLERLNSGSRSELEVQRRKKLVAEIADLNRQEEQYWRQRSRALWLRDGDRNTSFFHNRAGERKRKNYIGMLIDDNGNEKVGDEAVSAVAVNYFQELFATSEPTNLSGVMTGLEGRVSEPMNMILREEYREDEIVAAISQMHQLKAPGPDGMNGLFYQSYWHVIGLDVVASVLGILRGEISPSEFNKTNIVLIPKKKAPDKMRDF